One stretch of Dokdonia sp. Hel_I_53 DNA includes these proteins:
- a CDS encoding heavy-metal-associated domain-containing protein: MKTTIITLILVLVTSVGLQAQKNMDQFQVQVDGLGCPFCAYGLEKKFKEFKGIKNVAIDIETGDFSFKYPAEKALTMEAVVKQVEKAGYTPITSKIVRANGKVEESVSNTTELTEESDVKNQKMIVAGKCGMCEARILKATTGIEGVIDAAWNKDSQLLEVSFDNSQTSLNRIQKQIAKAGHDTKAHKATDKAYNDLPACCKYNRLIK; the protein is encoded by the coding sequence ATGAAAACAACGATAATAACATTAATCCTTGTGCTAGTAACCTCTGTCGGCTTACAAGCTCAAAAAAATATGGATCAATTTCAAGTACAAGTAGATGGTTTAGGTTGTCCTTTTTGTGCATATGGTCTGGAGAAAAAATTTAAAGAATTTAAAGGCATTAAAAATGTTGCAATAGATATTGAGACAGGGGACTTTAGTTTTAAATATCCCGCAGAAAAAGCGCTTACTATGGAGGCTGTTGTAAAACAAGTTGAAAAAGCAGGCTATACACCTATAACTTCAAAAATTGTTAGAGCAAATGGAAAAGTAGAGGAGTCTGTTTCTAATACTACTGAACTCACGGAGGAAAGCGACGTCAAGAACCAGAAAATGATAGTTGCTGGAAAATGCGGAATGTGCGAAGCAAGAATTTTGAAAGCAACCACAGGGATAGAAGGTGTGATTGATGCAGCGTGGAACAAAGATTCACAGTTGCTAGAAGTAAGCTTCGATAATAGTCAAACTTCACTCAATAGAATCCAAAAACAAATTGCAAAAGCTGGGCATGATACAAAAGCACATAAAGCCACAGATAAAGCTTACAATGATTTGCCAGCTTGTTGTAAATATAATCGCTTAATAAAATAA
- a CDS encoding heavy-metal-associated domain-containing protein, which produces MTQTYTIKGMTCNGCRSSVEKMLNEISSISHAAVNLEKEQAVIEATTHITASTLQEVLPVKYTVIENKPSEQDLETNQGSSGVFKNSDHAFAEAETSSKLSQLKPLFLILLYITVASILLHYKEWNWKAGMLDFMGLFYIVFSFFKMLDLKGFAQSFQMYDPLAKKVPFYAKVYPFIETILGLLFLMRFYVEFALVATIIVLGITTIGVTKTLLDKKSIQCACLGTALKLPMTEATFIENAIMILMAIAMLFSYV; this is translated from the coding sequence ATGACGCAAACATATACCATTAAAGGAATGACCTGCAACGGATGTAGGTCTTCTGTTGAAAAGATGCTCAATGAAATTTCTAGTATTTCTCACGCAGCTGTGAATCTTGAAAAAGAACAAGCTGTTATTGAAGCCACCACTCATATAACGGCAAGCACATTACAAGAAGTTTTGCCTGTGAAGTATACAGTTATAGAGAATAAACCTTCGGAGCAAGATCTAGAAACGAATCAAGGTAGTAGTGGAGTTTTTAAAAATTCTGACCACGCTTTCGCGGAAGCGGAAACATCTTCAAAACTTAGTCAGCTCAAACCTTTATTTTTAATCCTACTCTATATTACAGTAGCTTCAATTTTACTTCATTATAAAGAGTGGAATTGGAAAGCTGGAATGTTAGACTTTATGGGGTTATTTTATATAGTGTTTAGCTTTTTTAAAATGCTAGATTTAAAAGGTTTTGCTCAGAGCTTTCAGATGTATGATCCTCTCGCAAAAAAAGTTCCTTTTTATGCAAAAGTTTACCCTTTTATTGAAACCATTTTGGGGTTACTATTTTTAATGCGCTTCTATGTGGAATTTGCCTTAGTAGCAACAATCATCGTGTTAGGAATTACGACCATTGGTGTAACTAAAACATTGCTTGATAAAAAATCAATCCAATGCGCTTGTTTAGGCACAGCACTTAAATTACCAATGACTGAGGCAACTTTTATCGAAAATGCCATTATGATTTTAATGGCAATAGCGATGTTATTTAGTTACGTCTAA
- the groL gene encoding chaperonin GroEL (60 kDa chaperone family; promotes refolding of misfolded polypeptides especially under stressful conditions; forms two stacked rings of heptamers to form a barrel-shaped 14mer; ends can be capped by GroES; misfolded proteins enter the barrel where they are refolded when GroES binds) codes for MAKDIQFNIEARDGLKRGVDKLANAVKVTLGPKGRNVIISKSFGAPQVTKDGVTVAKEIELEDALENMGAQMVKEVASKTNDLAGDGTTTATVLAQAIVTEGLKNVAAGANPMDLKRGIDKAVEAIVADLEKQTTKVGNSSDKIKQVASISANNDDVIGELISEAFEKVGKEGVITVEEAKGTETYVDVVEGMQFDRGYLSPYFVTNSEKMNAELEQPYILLFDKKISNMKDLLPVLEPVAQTGKPLLIIAEDVDGEALATLVVNKLRGALKIAAVKAPGFGDRRKAMLEDIAILTGGTVISEERGFTLENTTIDMLGTAETVTIDKDNTTVVNGAGDTTTIKARVGQIKSQIETTTSDYDREKLQERLAKLAGGVAVLYVGAASEVEMKEKKDRVDDALHATRAAVEEGIVAGGGVALVRAKKVLEKITTENADELTGVHIVNRAIEAPIRTIVSNAGGEGAVVISKVMEGKKDFGYNAKNGEYTDMIKAGIIDPKKVTRVALENAASVSGMILTTECSLTDIKEDTPAMPPMGGGGGMPGMM; via the coding sequence ATGGCAAAAGATATTCAATTTAATATAGAAGCACGCGACGGATTAAAGCGTGGAGTAGACAAACTAGCAAATGCAGTAAAAGTTACTTTAGGGCCTAAAGGTCGTAACGTAATTATTTCAAAATCATTTGGCGCACCACAAGTAACTAAAGATGGTGTTACTGTTGCAAAAGAAATAGAATTAGAAGATGCTCTTGAAAATATGGGAGCACAAATGGTAAAAGAAGTTGCTTCTAAAACCAATGATCTAGCTGGTGATGGTACCACTACAGCTACTGTTCTTGCACAAGCTATAGTAACTGAGGGACTTAAAAATGTTGCAGCTGGGGCAAACCCAATGGATCTTAAACGTGGAATCGATAAAGCTGTAGAAGCTATCGTTGCAGACCTTGAGAAACAAACAACTAAGGTGGGTAACTCCTCAGATAAAATTAAGCAAGTAGCATCTATCTCTGCAAATAATGATGATGTAATAGGAGAATTGATCTCTGAAGCATTTGAAAAAGTAGGTAAAGAAGGTGTTATCACTGTTGAAGAGGCAAAAGGAACAGAAACGTATGTGGATGTTGTAGAAGGAATGCAGTTTGACCGCGGTTACCTTTCTCCATATTTTGTGACTAACAGTGAGAAAATGAATGCGGAGTTAGAGCAGCCTTATATCTTACTCTTTGACAAGAAAATTTCTAATATGAAGGATTTACTTCCTGTACTTGAGCCAGTGGCACAAACAGGAAAGCCACTTCTTATCATTGCAGAAGATGTAGATGGAGAAGCACTAGCAACACTTGTAGTTAATAAATTACGTGGAGCGCTTAAAATTGCTGCAGTAAAAGCTCCAGGATTTGGAGATCGTCGTAAGGCAATGCTTGAAGATATTGCAATTCTTACTGGAGGCACGGTAATCTCTGAAGAAAGAGGATTCACTCTTGAGAATACAACTATTGATATGCTAGGTACTGCAGAAACTGTAACCATAGATAAGGACAACACAACTGTTGTTAATGGAGCTGGTGACACAACTACTATAAAAGCAAGAGTTGGACAAATCAAATCTCAAATTGAGACTACAACATCTGATTATGACCGTGAGAAGTTACAAGAACGTCTTGCAAAACTTGCTGGAGGTGTAGCTGTACTTTATGTAGGAGCTGCTTCTGAAGTTGAGATGAAGGAGAAAAAAGATCGTGTAGACGACGCTTTACATGCAACTCGTGCTGCTGTAGAAGAAGGTATCGTAGCTGGTGGCGGTGTAGCACTTGTACGTGCTAAGAAAGTTCTTGAAAAGATTACTACAGAGAATGCAGATGAACTTACTGGTGTTCATATTGTAAATAGAGCCATTGAAGCGCCAATTAGAACCATTGTTTCTAATGCGGGTGGTGAAGGTGCTGTTGTTATTTCAAAAGTAATGGAAGGCAAAAAAGACTTTGGTTACAACGCCAAAAATGGTGAGTACACAGACATGATTAAGGCGGGTATTATTGACCCTAAGAAAGTGACTCGTGTAGCATTAGAAAATGCAGCTTCTGTATCAGGAATGATTCTTACTACAGAATGTTCACTTACTGATATAAAAGAAGATACTCCAGCTATGCCTCCTATGGGTGGTGGCGGAGGTATGCCAGGAATGATGTAG
- a CDS encoding NHL repeat-containing protein, with translation MKYIYVLIVAALLTISCKEDTSIKKLQWVHARTINLDGVNPIGISSSGKNGLWLSDGDHHRVVLVNDEGIITKTIDSLDRPMHIDSKEDVVYIPQYGNDEILSVKGDNRVSISITDSLDAPAGVSLYGNEFAIADFYNNRILYTADFETWSSFGKEGKADGDFYYPTDVQITESAIWVADAYNNRIQKFNKKGAHLQTIGEDQGMNATTGIFVTSDEVISTDFENNRVLVFDLQGNLKQTLTRDVSKPTDILVTDDNLYITNYKGKSLSVFNMKEVTLQTSGEVHDHDNHKY, from the coding sequence ATGAAATATATATATGTATTAATAGTTGCAGCATTATTAACAATAAGCTGTAAAGAAGACACATCTATTAAAAAGTTGCAATGGGTTCATGCTCGCACCATTAATTTAGATGGAGTAAATCCAATTGGTATCTCCTCTTCGGGCAAAAATGGATTATGGCTCAGCGATGGAGATCACCATCGGGTTGTTCTTGTTAATGATGAGGGAATTATTACAAAAACCATCGATTCCTTAGATAGACCTATGCACATTGATTCTAAAGAAGACGTTGTTTATATTCCCCAATATGGAAATGATGAGATTTTAAGTGTCAAAGGAGATAACAGAGTTTCTATCTCAATTACTGATAGTCTTGATGCTCCAGCAGGTGTATCTTTATATGGTAATGAGTTTGCGATAGCAGATTTTTACAACAATAGAATTCTTTACACTGCAGATTTTGAGACATGGTCGTCTTTTGGAAAAGAAGGAAAAGCTGATGGTGATTTTTATTATCCAACTGATGTTCAAATTACAGAAAGTGCTATATGGGTAGCTGATGCCTATAATAACAGAATTCAAAAGTTTAATAAAAAGGGAGCCCACCTCCAAACCATAGGTGAGGATCAAGGCATGAATGCCACCACAGGTATTTTTGTAACGAGTGATGAGGTAATCTCTACTGACTTTGAGAATAATCGCGTGCTTGTTTTTGATTTGCAAGGAAACCTCAAGCAAACACTTACTCGCGACGTTTCAAAGCCTACAGATATTCTAGTGACTGATGATAACTTGTATATCACTAATTATAAAGGAAAGTCGCTGAGTGTATTCAACATGAAAGAGGTTACGCTACAGACCAGTGGTGAAGTCCATGATCATGATAATCACAAATACTAA